One Nostoc sp. CENA543 genomic window, TTCTAATTCTTCGATGATTTCAAATGTTCTCCAGGCTGTACAAGGCAAAACAATTGCATCTGCATTTTGGTGAGTGATTTCCTTAATAAAAGCTGCGGCTTGATGCGGTGACTGATGCCAAAGATAACTGTCTTGAGCTAATTCTTTCGGACGTTCATCACCTTTAAAGCCAACTATTTCAAAAGGTAATTCACTCAAAAATGTTTTGAGAGTCTGGTTGTTCCATTCGGGATAAGGGGTAACTATAGAAATTTTCTTTACCTGGAGATGTATTAATGCGTCTACTAAGGCTAGAGATGGCACAACAACGGGTACTCCTAAATTCTGCGTCAACATTTGCGCCAATTGTTCAGCAAAAACTCGTCCTCGGTAAAATGTTGCTGTTGTGAAACCGTATGCGCCAATATCTACTCTAGCTCTAGCTAATTTTTTGACTTCTTTAATGGCCTCTTGATTAATATCATCCATCGATTCTTTACTCTCGTAGGCGTGTATCCTTTGAGCTATGACGCGATGAGCATGAATAGTCACTAGGCTAGAAAAAGCAGAGTGAAAGTCAGGCTCAAATGTAGTGTTACCTGCTGGGATGAGTAAGCCGATGCGAAACTGTCTGTGAGAGTCAGCTGTTAAATACACATGACACCCCTTTCTGATCTGGCACAATCTTTGGCATTCATTTAGTTAATCTAACAATTAGGTTTACATATTCTAAAAAGAATGTATAATTACTAAACAACGGTAACTCGACCGATAAAGTGTAATATACCATAAACCAAACATAAGCACTTGCCAGTCAAATTCACTAAAGTCGTAGTTATCAGAACAGCTTGCTTTTGTATTATTGGTCTGATTTGGGTTGTGCAAGCTTAAAACCTGCGTTCAAAATCACTACCAGGACAGGATTTTATGAGCAATATCCAACTTTACTTTGCTAAAGCTTCTACTTTCTCACAACGTACCCGTGTAGTTTTACTAGAAAAAGGTATTGACTTTACCCCGATAGAGATTGATTTACAGAATAAACCAGAGGGTTACACGCAGATTTCCCGCTATGGTAAAGTTCCAGCGATTCAACATGGGGATGTTGTGATCTATGAATCTGCAATTATTAATGAGTATTTAGAGGAAGTGTTTCCCGAACCAGCATTATTACCCCATGAGCCGGCAAAAAAAGCGATCGCTCGCATCTGGATAGACTACGCCAATACTCGCCTTGTCCCAGCTTTTAACAAATTTCTCCGTGGTAAAGATAGTCAAGAACGGGAACAGGGAAGACAAGAGTTCACAGAAGCACTTTTATATTTGGAACAAGAAGGATTAGGTAAAGGTGATTATTTCTTGGGTGATCAGTTTAGTCTCGTTGATATTAGTTTTTATCCCTGGTTTGAACGTTTACCACTCTTGGAACATTTCCGTCAATTTGCACTACCAGCAGAAACACCACGTTTGCAGACATGGTGGAATCTGGTGCGCGATCGCCACTCAATTCAAGGAGTAGCAAATCCTGTAGACTTCTATTTACAAAGATTTGCCAAAATTTTAGGTGAACCTGTTCCCGTTGGTGCAAAGTAAAAGGTAAAAGGCAAAAGGTAAGAAATCTTGATAGTTTTTTGCCTTGTGAGTATTTCATACACAAGATCAATGGGGATGAACTATGAGCTTAAATCAAGTTCTAGACAGACCGATTTCCCAAACACTGCCATATGTGGAGGCTGAACTGACTTACCTCGTCCCGATGGCAGAAAAGCTCGTTAACTATACCTATGAACCGCCAGCAGGCATTCTCCGCAGCAATGGAACTTATCAGGCGCATAAGTTACCTATTTATAATGCTCGTTCCATCGCAAAAGATATCTCTTTAGATAAAGAAGGCTTTGGATTTACTCAACATCAAACTCAGGTGCATAACTTTTATGATGAAGAGGAATTACGCCGCGTTTACTATCTTGAAGCAGAGCAATTATTACAAGAGGTGACAGGTGCAGAGCAGGTAGTGATATTTGATCACACCTTGCGGAATGCTGCTCAATCCAAGGCTAATGAGAATAGCATTAAAGAACCTGTCAAACGCGTCCATAATGATTTCACAGCCAAATCTGGCTATACTCGCGCTCGTTTAGAATTAGCGACACGGGGAATAGACAATATTGATGAGCTTTTACAACGACGGTTTGCGATCATTAATGTTTGGCGTGCGATCGCTCAACCCATTCAAGAATCACCATTAGCAGTGTGTGATGCCCAAAGTATTGCACCTACAGACCTTGTAGCTGGTGATTTAGTATATCGCGGTCGCGTCGGTGAAACCTACGCCGTTACTTATAACCAAGAACACAAATGGTTTTATTTTCCGCAAATGCACAGGGACGAAGCCTTATTTATCAAGTGTTTTGACTCTGCAACAGACGGACGCGCTAGGTTTGCTGCTCACACAGCTTTTGAAGATCCCACCAGTCCTTCAGATGCACCGCCAAGAGAAAGTATAGAGTTGCGGACATTCGTTTTCTATCCCGATTAGTAATGTTGTTTTTTACCTGCTGTTATACAAACTTTGGAGAATAGACATGGGTTACAAACATATAGAGGTTAAACCGACTTCTGGGTTCACTGGTGCTGAAATCAGTGGCGTGAATCTTGCAAAGGATGTGCAAGATGAGGTAGTTGCCGAAATTCGCAAAGCATTATTGAAGTGGAAGGTTGTGTTCTTTCGCAATCAAAATATAGATCATGCTGCACAGATTGCCTTTACAGCTCGTTTTGGTGAAGTTACCTACGCACATCCCCACGAAGATGAGCCAATAGATGGCTTTTCGCAAATCTTACCCATTGACCGCAGCCGCTTTGAACGGCGCAATGGTATACAACGTTCTAGCTACGAAAGCCGTTGGCACACTGATGTGACTGCGGTTGTTAACCCTCCTGCGGGTTCAATTTTGCGTGCAGTTAACGTTCCTAGCTTTGGTGGTGACACACAGTGGACTAATTTGGTTGCAGCTTACGAGGGTTTATCGGAACCTCTACGAAAATTAGCTGATGGATTAAAAGCTGAACATCGGTTTAACGCACGTTTGCGGATACCTAGTAATAGCAAATATGCCCAACGTATAGCAGCTAATCCCCAAGTTTCAATTCACCCAGTGGTGCGCGTTCATCCTGAGACTGGTGAAAAAGCATTGTTTGTCAACCCTGGCTTCACTTCACACATTCTCGATGTATCACCACAAGAAAGCGAACTGCTGCTGGAGTTGTTCTTCAAACAAATCACTAAACCTGCCTACACTACCCGCTTCCGGTGGAATAATGGTGATATTGCCTTCTGGGACAACCGCGCTACATCGCATTTAGCACCCCAAGATTTAGATCATATAGAAGTTGAGCGCGTACTCTATCGCACTACTATTACAGGTGATATTCCAGTCGGGCCTGA contains:
- a CDS encoding glutathione S-transferase family protein codes for the protein MSNIQLYFAKASTFSQRTRVVLLEKGIDFTPIEIDLQNKPEGYTQISRYGKVPAIQHGDVVIYESAIINEYLEEVFPEPALLPHEPAKKAIARIWIDYANTRLVPAFNKFLRGKDSQEREQGRQEFTEALLYLEQEGLGKGDYFLGDQFSLVDISFYPWFERLPLLEHFRQFALPAETPRLQTWWNLVRDRHSIQGVANPVDFYLQRFAKILGEPVPVGAK
- a CDS encoding TauD/TfdA family dioxygenase, which encodes MGYKHIEVKPTSGFTGAEISGVNLAKDVQDEVVAEIRKALLKWKVVFFRNQNIDHAAQIAFTARFGEVTYAHPHEDEPIDGFSQILPIDRSRFERRNGIQRSSYESRWHTDVTAVVNPPAGSILRAVNVPSFGGDTQWTNLVAAYEGLSEPLRKLADGLKAEHRFNARLRIPSNSKYAQRIAANPQVSIHPVVRVHPETGEKALFVNPGFTSHILDVSPQESELLLELFFKQITKPAYTTRFRWNNGDIAFWDNRATSHLAPQDLDHIEVERVLYRTTITGDIPVGPDGFKSQIVEGEPLTSDLPTVLKQKSEKVLAEPALN
- a CDS encoding aspartate/glutamate racemase family protein, translated to MYLTADSHRQFRIGLLIPAGNTTFEPDFHSAFSSLVTIHAHRVIAQRIHAYESKESMDDINQEAIKEVKKLARARVDIGAYGFTTATFYRGRVFAEQLAQMLTQNLGVPVVVPSLALVDALIHLQVKKISIVTPYPEWNNQTLKTFLSELPFEIVGFKGDERPKELAQDSYLWHQSPHQAAAFIKEITHQNADAIVLPCTAWRTFEIIEELEADLNIPVVTANQATIWSLARCAAIESALKPRGILFHR
- a CDS encoding CmcJ/NvfI family oxidoreductase; its protein translation is MSLNQVLDRPISQTLPYVEAELTYLVPMAEKLVNYTYEPPAGILRSNGTYQAHKLPIYNARSIAKDISLDKEGFGFTQHQTQVHNFYDEEELRRVYYLEAEQLLQEVTGAEQVVIFDHTLRNAAQSKANENSIKEPVKRVHNDFTAKSGYTRARLELATRGIDNIDELLQRRFAIINVWRAIAQPIQESPLAVCDAQSIAPTDLVAGDLVYRGRVGETYAVTYNQEHKWFYFPQMHRDEALFIKCFDSATDGRARFAAHTAFEDPTSPSDAPPRESIELRTFVFYPD